In Chryseobacterium shigense, the following proteins share a genomic window:
- a CDS encoding tetratricopeptide repeat protein translates to MVKKSLSAFILLVCIFSCKKETSKTSEGKIQKDTVSKTETKEDLFKPVDTVCSSKNKTEDYIAALQWYQQKAEKEIARNSPGQNDKLYEDYIKIREKYTACLSENLSKVLDEYVNYYDSESNRYKFPENIKELSTQLKKGGLEFTEVGEGYTEIWSFPEHYFSLFKDKVTPDYNSYIGQLSKESKGLYSADAGLVISWKELGERTVFWENFIKKYPESPLISRVKEMYGNYLYDYLFGMDNTPTHEHSDGTIYDENREEFNRIIRKYPNSDVAKKSKELMSLFDAKVPEEEIHKRIHIEREY, encoded by the coding sequence ATGGTAAAAAAGAGTTTATCAGCTTTTATTCTGTTGGTTTGTATTTTTTCCTGTAAAAAAGAAACGTCAAAAACTTCTGAAGGAAAGATTCAAAAAGATACGGTTTCAAAAACAGAAACAAAGGAAGACCTGTTCAAACCTGTTGATACTGTGTGTTCTTCTAAAAATAAAACAGAAGATTATATCGCGGCACTTCAGTGGTACCAGCAAAAAGCGGAAAAAGAAATTGCGCGGAATTCGCCCGGACAGAATGATAAATTATACGAAGATTATATTAAAATTCGTGAGAAATATACAGCCTGTTTAAGTGAAAATCTGAGTAAAGTTCTGGATGAATATGTTAATTATTATGACTCTGAAAGTAACCGTTACAAATTTCCTGAAAATATAAAGGAACTCAGTACCCAGCTTAAAAAAGGAGGCCTTGAATTTACAGAAGTAGGAGAAGGTTATACCGAGATCTGGTCTTTCCCGGAGCATTACTTTTCTCTTTTTAAGGATAAAGTAACTCCGGATTATAATAGTTATATTGGGCAGCTTTCAAAAGAAAGTAAAGGTCTTTATTCAGCGGATGCAGGATTGGTAATTTCCTGGAAAGAGTTGGGAGAAAGAACAGTATTTTGGGAAAATTTCATAAAAAAATATCCTGAAAGCCCTTTAATTTCCAGGGTGAAAGAAATGTACGGTAATTATCTGTACGATTATCTTTTCGGGATGGATAATACTCCCACTCATGAGCATTCCGACGGAACGATATATGATGAAAACAGGGAAGAATTCAACAGGATTATCAGGAAATATCCGAATTCAGATGTTGCTAAAAAATCAAAAGAATTAATGAGCCTTTTTG
- a CDS encoding phospho-sugar mutase translates to MTTLEKAQLWLSDTFDKETQDAVQALINSNSPDLEDSFYRELEFGTGGMRGVMGVGTNRLNKYTLGQATQGLANYMLQQFKGEEIKVAIAYDVRHNSKEFGKLVADVLTANGIKVLLFKDHRPTPELSFTVRDKKCNGGIVLTASHNPPEYNGYKVYWNDGAQIVPPHDEAIIKEVYSVKFDEIKFNGNDDLIEWIGEEQDDVYIDTCIENSTYQNVGKENLNIVFTSIHGTTYTTIPKALEKAGFKKVDLVKEQMIPSGNFTTVESPNPEEPAALEMAMDLARITNADIVIGTDPDGDRLGIAVRNLDGEMQLLNGNQTNTILTYYILNEWRKQGRITGKEFIGSTIVTSDIFFDIAQKFGVDCKVGLTGFKWIGKMIRDFEGKEKFICGGEESFGFMTGDFVRDKDSCGSIILACEIAAWCKANGRTMYQYMIEIYQELGMYYEGLVNLVRKGRDGAEEIQNMMKNFRENPPKELAGSLVEEVKDFKEQTNFIVSKGEKQVMNDIPKSNVLIYYTQDGTKVCVRPSGTEPKIKFYISVKDSVASETDFKDKLKSLEAKIEDVRRDLKLD, encoded by the coding sequence GAGAGCTGGAATTCGGTACAGGAGGAATGAGAGGTGTGATGGGAGTAGGAACCAACCGCTTGAATAAATATACATTGGGACAGGCTACACAGGGATTGGCCAATTATATGCTCCAGCAGTTTAAAGGAGAAGAAATCAAAGTAGCTATCGCTTACGATGTTCGCCATAACTCAAAAGAATTCGGAAAACTGGTTGCTGATGTTTTAACGGCAAACGGAATTAAGGTGCTTCTTTTCAAAGATCACAGGCCAACCCCGGAACTATCTTTTACCGTAAGAGACAAAAAATGTAACGGAGGAATTGTGCTGACGGCATCCCACAATCCGCCTGAATATAACGGATACAAAGTATACTGGAATGACGGGGCACAGATCGTTCCGCCACATGATGAAGCCATCATCAAAGAAGTATATTCCGTGAAATTTGACGAAATTAAATTCAACGGAAATGATGACCTGATTGAATGGATCGGGGAAGAACAGGATGATGTATATATCGATACCTGCATAGAAAACTCGACCTACCAGAATGTTGGAAAAGAAAATTTAAATATTGTTTTCACTTCCATCCACGGAACTACATATACTACAATTCCAAAAGCTCTGGAAAAAGCAGGATTCAAAAAGGTAGATCTTGTAAAAGAGCAAATGATTCCAAGTGGTAATTTCACCACGGTAGAATCTCCAAACCCCGAAGAACCGGCAGCACTGGAAATGGCTATGGATCTGGCAAGAATTACCAATGCAGACATCGTTATCGGGACAGATCCGGATGGTGACAGACTGGGAATTGCCGTAAGAAACCTGGATGGTGAAATGCAGCTTCTGAATGGTAACCAAACCAATACAATCCTTACTTATTACATCCTAAATGAATGGAGAAAGCAGGGAAGAATCACAGGAAAAGAATTCATAGGATCTACCATCGTAACTTCTGATATTTTCTTTGATATTGCACAGAAATTCGGTGTTGACTGTAAAGTGGGACTTACAGGATTCAAGTGGATCGGAAAAATGATCCGTGATTTTGAAGGAAAGGAAAAATTCATTTGCGGAGGTGAGGAAAGTTTCGGTTTTATGACCGGAGATTTCGTCCGTGATAAAGACTCATGCGGAAGCATCATTCTGGCCTGCGAAATTGCAGCGTGGTGCAAAGCTAACGGCAGAACGATGTATCAATATATGATCGAGATTTATCAGGAATTGGGAATGTACTATGAAGGTTTGGTAAATCTGGTGAGAAAAGGCAGAGACGGAGCAGAAGAAATTCAGAATATGATGAAGAATTTCCGTGAAAACCCTCCAAAAGAACTGGCTGGTTCATTAGTTGAAGAAGTGAAGGATTTCAAAGAACAGACTAATTTTATTGTTTCAAAAGGAGAAAAGCAGGTAATGAACGACATTCCAAAATCGAATGTACTGATTTATTATACTCAGGACGGAACAAAAGTCTGCGTAAGACCTTCCGGAACAGAGCCAAAAATTAAGTTCTACATCTCTGTAAAAGACAGTGTTGCTTCTGAAACAGATTTTAAAGATAAATTGAAATCATTGGAAGCTAAAATAGAAGACGTAAGAAGAGATCTGAAGTTAGACTAA